One Cellulomonas taurus genomic region harbors:
- a CDS encoding exodeoxyribonuclease VII small subunit, translating to MDPVTESTDTAALSYEQARDELIAVVSRLEAGGAGLEESLALWERGEALAARCQQWLDGARKRLDAARDADAATAQD from the coding sequence ATGGACCCCGTGACCGAGAGCACCGACACCGCAGCGCTGTCCTACGAGCAGGCCCGCGACGAGCTGATCGCCGTCGTCTCCCGGCTGGAGGCGGGCGGTGCCGGACTGGAGGAGTCACTGGCCCTGTGGGAGCGCGGCGAGGCGCTGGCCGCCCGGTGCCAGCAGTGGTTGGACGGCGCACGGAAGCGGTTGGACGCCGCCCGGGACGCCGACGCAGCCACCGCGCAGGACTGA
- a CDS encoding carbohydrate kinase family protein, which translates to MTDTALIIGEALVDAVVRADGDRTEHPGGSPANVALGLARLGRDAELLTWLADDTHGDLVRAHLAESGVRVLTGTGGPERTPVATAHLDADGSASYDFDLSWDLPEVEVGEPVVVHTGSIGAVLAPGGAKVADLLAAQRDTATISYDPNLRPALMESPEVTLPLVEHLIGLSDVVKVSDEDLAWLHPGLPVEEIARDWATRGPALVVVTLGGEGALAVTATGEELAVTAPRVQVADTVGAGDSFMSGLIDGLWSAGLIGADRRDALRAIDLETVQEVLVRCVRIAAITVSRAGANPPTAAELD; encoded by the coding sequence GTGACCGACACCGCCCTGATCATCGGCGAAGCACTGGTCGACGCGGTGGTCCGCGCCGACGGCGACCGCACCGAACACCCCGGCGGCAGCCCGGCGAACGTGGCTCTCGGCCTGGCCCGGTTGGGTCGGGACGCGGAGCTGCTCACCTGGCTGGCCGACGACACGCATGGCGACCTGGTCCGGGCACATCTCGCGGAGTCGGGGGTCCGCGTGCTGACCGGGACCGGCGGACCCGAGCGCACGCCGGTGGCGACCGCGCACCTGGATGCCGACGGATCGGCGAGCTACGACTTCGACCTGAGCTGGGATCTGCCGGAGGTCGAGGTCGGGGAGCCGGTGGTCGTGCACACCGGGTCGATCGGTGCCGTGCTGGCCCCGGGCGGGGCGAAGGTGGCCGATCTGCTGGCGGCCCAGCGGGACACCGCGACGATCAGCTACGACCCGAATCTGCGTCCGGCGCTGATGGAGTCGCCGGAGGTGACGCTGCCGCTGGTCGAGCATCTGATCGGCCTGTCGGATGTGGTGAAGGTGTCGGACGAGGATCTGGCCTGGTTGCACCCCGGTCTGCCGGTAGAGGAGATCGCCCGGGACTGGGCCACCCGCGGTCCGGCGCTGGTGGTGGTGACCCTCGGCGGCGAGGGGGCGCTGGCGGTGACGGCGACCGGCGAGGAACTGGCGGTGACCGCACCCCGGGTGCAGGTCGCTGACACCGTGGGGGCGGGCGACTCGTTCATGTCCGGCCTGATCGACGGGCTGTGGTCGGCCGGGCTGATCGGCGCCGACCGGCGGGACGCGCTGCGCGCCATCGACCTGGAGACGGTGCAGGAGGTGCTGGTGCGCTGCGTGCGGATCGCCGCGATCACGGTCTCCCGCGCCGGGGCGAACCCGCCCACCGCCGCCGAGCTGGACTGA
- a CDS encoding ABC transporter ATP-binding protein encodes MASITLTDIVKKYGDGYPAVNGVSLDIKDGEFVILVGPSGCGKSTLLRMIVGLEDITSGELKIGDQVVNEKAPRDRKLAMVFQNYALYPHLTVFENIAFPLRLQKGQYTEEQIKDQVEFAADTLELREHLDRKPANLSGGQRQRVAMGRAIVRDAQAFLFDEPLSNLDAKLRGQMRTEIARMQRRLGTTTVYVTHDQTEAMTLGDRVAVLRKGELQQVASPRALYEQPRNLFVAGFIGSPPMNFLPGQISGDTLTLPFGDVPLDDRLRAAIGDRDLVIIGLRPEHVEDAKVLDDHKRGTGVTFTAEVDVVEWLGAELYAYIPFDTHDDVAKKLEELDRDLDGEGMRTQAIVALGSESRVRDGADAELWFDPTRLMVFDPESGENLTYDDSAASRIDSETEEDRRAALERAQREAAKQGDGTTRTEGAGGQPNGRHRQAS; translated from the coding sequence ATGGCATCCATCACCCTCACCGACATCGTCAAGAAGTACGGCGACGGCTACCCGGCGGTGAACGGCGTCAGCCTGGACATCAAGGACGGCGAGTTCGTCATCCTGGTCGGACCCTCCGGCTGCGGGAAGTCGACCCTGCTGCGGATGATCGTCGGCCTGGAGGACATCACCTCGGGCGAGCTGAAGATCGGCGACCAGGTCGTCAATGAGAAGGCCCCCCGCGACCGCAAGCTCGCGATGGTCTTCCAGAACTACGCGCTCTACCCGCACCTGACCGTGTTCGAGAACATCGCGTTCCCGCTCCGGCTGCAGAAGGGGCAGTACACCGAGGAGCAGATCAAGGACCAGGTGGAGTTCGCCGCCGACACCCTGGAGCTGCGCGAGCACCTGGACCGCAAGCCGGCCAACCTCTCCGGTGGTCAGCGACAGCGGGTGGCGATGGGCCGCGCGATCGTCCGGGACGCGCAGGCGTTCCTCTTCGACGAGCCGCTGTCCAACCTGGACGCCAAGCTGCGGGGCCAGATGCGCACCGAGATCGCTCGGATGCAGCGCCGCCTGGGCACCACGACGGTGTACGTCACCCACGACCAGACCGAGGCGATGACCCTCGGCGACCGGGTGGCGGTGCTGCGCAAGGGCGAACTGCAGCAGGTCGCCAGCCCGCGCGCGCTCTACGAGCAGCCGCGCAACCTGTTCGTCGCCGGGTTCATCGGCTCACCGCCGATGAACTTCCTGCCCGGCCAGATCTCCGGCGACACCCTCACCCTGCCCTTCGGCGACGTGCCGCTGGACGACCGGCTCCGCGCCGCGATCGGGGACCGTGACCTGGTGATCATCGGCTTGCGCCCGGAGCACGTCGAGGACGCCAAGGTGCTCGACGACCACAAGCGCGGCACCGGGGTCACCTTCACCGCCGAGGTGGACGTGGTGGAGTGGCTGGGCGCCGAGCTGTACGCCTACATCCCCTTCGACACCCACGACGACGTCGCGAAGAAACTCGAGGAGCTGGACCGCGACCTGGACGGTGAGGGGATGCGCACCCAGGCGATCGTCGCCCTGGGCTCCGAGAGCCGGGTGCGTGACGGTGCGGATGCCGAGCTGTGGTTCGACCCGACCCGGCTGATGGTCTTCGACCCGGAGTCCGGCGAGAACCTGACCTACGACGACTCCGCCGCGTCCCGGATCGACTCCGAGACCGAGGAGGACCGCCGCGCCGCACTGGAACGTGCGCAGCGCGAGGCGGCGAAGCAGGGCGATGGCACGACCCGGACGGAGGGCGCAGGGGGACAGCCGAACGGTCGGCATCGTCAGGCGTCCTGA